The following proteins come from a genomic window of Triticum aestivum cultivar Chinese Spring chromosome 6A, IWGSC CS RefSeq v2.1, whole genome shotgun sequence:
- the LOC123131553 gene encoding protein disulfide isomerase-like 1-4, producing MPMSTEAVKLDSMSSKSPLISLLHPFHFLSPNIYALYPTPRRPAMATMPMRTPRSILLLLLATSFFLLLPNPSSASVSHPDLILPKAVNDNEAHVVVLTAANFSSFLAVRRHVVVDFYAPWCYWSRKLAPEYAAAAAHLADKGLDVALAKVDATQDRDLARAHGVDGYPTVLFFVDGVPRHFPYYGERTKDAMVTWISQRLGPEVQNVTTIDEAKKIINGHGDDGEDQ from the exons ATGCCGATGTCCACGGAAGCCGTAAAACTCGATTCAATGTCCTCAAAGTCCCCGTTGATCTCTCTATTGCATCCATTCCACTTCCTAAGTCCTAACATCTACGCACTCTATCCCACTCCTCGCCGGCCGGCCATGGCGACGATGCCGATGCGCACTCCCCGATCTATTCTCCTGCTCCTCCTCGccacctccttcttcctcctcctccccaaccCCTCCTCCGCCTCTGTCTCCCACCCGGACCTCATCCTGCCCAAGGCGGTCAACGACAACGAGGCCCACGTGGTCGTCCTCACCGCCGCCAACTTCTCCTCCTTCCTCGCCGTCCGCCGCCACGTCGTGGTCGACTTCTACGCGCCCTGGTGCTACTGGTCCCGCAAGCTCGCCCCGGagtacgcggcggcggcggcgcacctgGCCGACAAGGGGCTCGACGTGGCACTCGCCAAGGTCGACGCCACCCAGGACCGTGACCTCGCGCGCGCGCACGGCGTCGACGGATACCCCACCGTCCTCTTCTTCGTGGACGGCGTGCCCAGGCACTTCCCCTACTACGGCGAGAGGACCAA GGACGCCATGGTCACTTGGATATCCCAGAGGCTGGGCCCTGAGGTGCAGAACGTCACCACCATCGACGAGGCCAAGAAGATCATCAACGGCCACG gagatgatggagaggatcaGTAG